Proteins encoded within one genomic window of Amycolatopsis nigrescens CSC17Ta-90:
- the alr gene encoding alanine racemase, translating into MTSFPAPAETVIDLGAIRHNVALLAGRAPGAETMAVVKGDGYGHGALPVARAAVAAGASWLGACSLAEALVLREAGITARLFSWLNAPGVDFEPGIAADIDLGVSSPAELARVAAAAGRAGRRARVHLKIDTGLSRNGCPPSGWPVLVKAAAAEPDVEVVAIWSHLACADEPGHPSIDAQAERFRSAYEIALDAGLNPLRHLANSAATLTRPDLHFDLVRTGIAMYGLNPVPQREDLRPAMTFRSMVVLTKRIAAGESVSYGHTWTADRDTTLALVPAGYADGVPRGLSGRMSVWLGGRRRPVAGRICMDQFVVDCGDDEPEIGAEVVLFGAGADGGPTAREWADGMGTIDYEIVTGMYRPRVRRRYLGEDG; encoded by the coding sequence ATGACTTCCTTTCCTGCACCCGCCGAGACCGTCATCGACCTGGGCGCGATCCGGCACAACGTGGCCCTGCTGGCCGGTCGTGCGCCCGGCGCGGAGACGATGGCCGTGGTCAAGGGCGACGGCTACGGGCACGGTGCGCTGCCGGTGGCCCGTGCTGCGGTGGCGGCCGGTGCGAGCTGGCTTGGCGCCTGCTCGCTGGCCGAGGCGCTGGTCCTGCGCGAGGCCGGGATCACCGCCCGCTTGTTCAGCTGGCTCAACGCGCCCGGCGTCGACTTCGAGCCGGGGATCGCCGCGGACATCGACCTCGGCGTCAGCTCGCCCGCCGAACTGGCCAGGGTGGCCGCCGCGGCCGGTCGGGCAGGCCGTCGCGCACGGGTGCATCTCAAGATCGACACCGGGCTGTCGCGCAACGGCTGCCCGCCGTCGGGCTGGCCGGTGCTGGTCAAGGCGGCCGCCGCGGAGCCCGATGTGGAGGTGGTGGCCATCTGGTCGCATCTCGCCTGCGCGGACGAGCCGGGCCATCCGTCGATCGACGCGCAGGCGGAGCGATTCCGGTCGGCCTACGAGATCGCTCTGGACGCCGGGCTGAACCCGTTGCGCCACTTGGCGAACTCCGCTGCCACGCTGACGCGGCCGGATCTGCACTTCGACCTGGTGCGGACCGGGATCGCCATGTACGGGCTGAATCCGGTGCCACAGCGGGAAGATCTGCGGCCGGCGATGACTTTCCGCTCGATGGTCGTGCTCACCAAACGGATCGCCGCGGGTGAGTCCGTCTCTTATGGACACACTTGGACCGCGGACAGGGACACCACGCTGGCGCTGGTGCCCGCCGGGTACGCGGACGGTGTGCCGCGTGGGCTGTCCGGCCGGATGAGCGTCTGGCTCGGCGGCAGGCGGCGGCCGGTGGCCGGGCGGATCTGCATGGACCAGTTCGTGGTGGACTGCGGGGACGACGAGCCGGAGATCGGTGCTGAGGTGGTGCTGTTCGGAGCCGGTGCCGACGGCGGCCCGACCGCGCGGGAGTGGGCGGACGGTATGGGCACCATCGACTACGAGATCGTCACCGGGATGTACCGGCCGCGGGTGCGTCGCCGCTATCTCGGGGAGGACGGCTGA
- a CDS encoding alpha/beta fold hydrolase, whose translation MPAPSRRLLAILGGVGAVATGTAAAAIAIATQQRRLGADPLVDEPLGELKADRTSTVAADDGTPLAVSEIDPADGGEPELTVVGVHGFALSQLSWHFQRRDLASLMLPRVRQVYYDHRGHGLSGPASQENSTIERLADDLHSVLRAVAPDGPLVLMGHSMGGMVLMELAQKYPDLFRERVRGVAFLATAAGEVGGTGLSRSLLSKYNPLTRGVGGLAGWQPGLVEFVRAAGGQLTRQAVRRLAFGDRDVSSRLVDFMLEMLAVTPVRGLVNFIDTLGSHNRYAALAGLKYAHVLVIGADSDRITPFSHAERMAAELPDAELVRVRHAGHMVQLEQPELVNSHLIDLLQRCGGVDGESRRPWWWLRR comes from the coding sequence ATGCCGGCCCCTTCGCGCCGGCTGCTGGCCATTCTCGGCGGTGTCGGCGCGGTCGCCACCGGCACCGCGGCCGCCGCGATTGCGATCGCCACCCAGCAGCGGCGGCTCGGGGCGGACCCGCTGGTGGACGAGCCGCTGGGCGAGCTGAAGGCGGATCGCACGTCGACGGTGGCCGCGGACGACGGCACCCCGCTGGCGGTCTCCGAAATCGACCCGGCGGACGGCGGAGAGCCGGAGCTGACCGTGGTCGGCGTGCACGGTTTCGCGCTTTCCCAGCTCAGCTGGCATTTCCAGCGGCGTGATCTGGCCTCGCTGATGTTGCCGCGGGTGCGACAGGTGTACTACGACCACCGGGGTCACGGGCTGTCCGGGCCGGCGTCGCAGGAGAACAGCACCATCGAACGGCTCGCCGACGACCTGCATTCGGTGCTGCGCGCGGTCGCGCCGGACGGGCCGCTGGTCCTGATGGGACATTCCATGGGCGGCATGGTGCTGATGGAGCTGGCGCAGAAGTACCCGGACCTGTTCCGCGAGCGGGTGCGCGGGGTGGCGTTCCTGGCGACCGCGGCCGGTGAGGTGGGCGGTACCGGCTTGTCCCGGAGCCTGCTGTCCAAGTACAACCCGCTGACCAGAGGTGTCGGTGGGCTGGCCGGCTGGCAGCCGGGGCTGGTGGAGTTCGTCCGCGCGGCCGGTGGCCAACTGACCAGGCAGGCGGTGCGGCGGTTGGCGTTCGGTGACCGTGACGTCAGCTCGCGGCTGGTGGATTTCATGCTGGAGATGCTCGCGGTGACCCCGGTGCGCGGGCTGGTCAACTTCATCGACACGCTCGGCAGCCACAACCGGTACGCCGCGCTGGCCGGGCTGAAGTACGCGCATGTGCTGGTGATCGGGGCGGACTCGGACCGGATCACCCCGTTCTCGCACGCCGAGCGGATGGCCGCCGAGCTGCCGGACGCGGAGCTGGTCAGGGTGCGGCACGCCGGGCACATGGTCCAGCTCGAGCAGCCGGAGCTGGTGAACAGTCATCTGATCGACCTGCTGCAGCGGTGCGGTGGTGTGGACGGCGAGTCGCGGAGGCCCTGGTGGTGGTTGCGCCGATGA